The Planktothrix serta PCC 8927 genome includes a region encoding these proteins:
- a CDS encoding PAS domain S-box protein — MKPEYQAVNILIIDDSAINLKYLGKLLSLQGYQVQLANSGELGLKMALDSFPDLIILDIMMPGLDGYQVCQQLKADSRTQQIPVIFVSVIEEVSEKVKAFQIGGADYLTKPLQKDEILARIHHQLTIQSLHRQLKAQNLQLKAEIQTREQLEEKFSKVFLNSPNPISLITYPEGCFLDVNPSFLQTFGYQRSEIIGQREVDLNLWVNSEDEHLLKQQFQRGKPIHNQVIQQRTQTGNIKTLLLSAELIILEQKTCILSIINDISELESALKERQQAEEALRKSEKKYRNLVETSHDIIWSVNLKGCYTFVNPVVYTLMGYEPKEVIGRLFSHFVPLDQVSYVQRVFQPILAGQSLVRQHLINVSKDGKWVHLLVNAFPVYNAHGDVIGITGTASDITEQKTTERALQLIVEGTASKTGQEFFRSCVYYLSEVLQVRYAGVFRLLKSSQPQLETLAFWTGEKWYDQLVYKLAGTPCEQVIKMAKLCHFSDDVQSLFPDDPELVKLEAQSYWGIPLFDSNRDIIGILILIDTQNKQLNVSQESILKIFADRAGAELERQLAEELLEYRSRMDHLLSQISRLFINETIDTAIRYTLQEVGQFFQCDWTFIFNCHSQLTPWEITSQWWLTEQNNESHQYPVLSYQAVPWIHQQLQYKRTQILAISDVDKFPHFFPPDQKTLRCIGCKSLIFIPLMKSGKTKGFMGIMNFHSVQDWTLETQNWLKLVGELIAIRQTAQETQQALERSKTRYQNLADNIPGMIYQFMLHPDGSMSLPYVSSGCWDLYGLSPAQAMIDVHQLFEKVYPEDFRGVLSSICDSAESLKPWNYTWRIITPQGQMKWLQGNARPEPQSDGSILWDGLIIDISKNKQAEILLGETAQRQQTLARIIGRMRQTLDSETIFTTATQELRYELKSDRVAIYQFNSEGQGQFIAESFASGYQPLIYQSIQDFHYDPSILEPENCVLSSLNQEDRIQDTYLRDIQEGVHRDGLSYLCISDIYQAGFPDCYLQLLEQMQVKAYLIVPIFCQTVSAAVESIPEGSAAAPAELKLWGLLAIYQHSSSRQWQESEINLVVQIGAQLGVALQQVALLTHTQQQSVELCQAKEAADAANRAKSEFLANMSHELRTPLNAILGFTQLMNQDSSLSQEQQEQIKIIHRSGKHLLALINDILEMSKLEADQISLNETSFDLFHGLDYLQDLLSTKVKARGLEFELIRAQNLPQWIIADENKLRQILLNCLGHLMSWTDTGILQVRVKPIFPKTGSFSTTDPSDLTSQEIKLEFEIETTVPNRESVEIQDLFQPFTSIQRSLTFPEAQDLSLPISQQFLHLMQGTIVIERSSNQGVKLTLVIPVQLAETQLNYQVSSPGKIIGLSPNQPHYRLLVVEDQISWRCHLTQLIEQMGFEVKEAENGHDALILQRAWKPHLILMKMWMPILSGYEVIQRIRQEEFPVESSEEGLINSQTEVDGGLPHQTIILAMIPSGSQEDKQLAVSVGFDDFLCTPFPEDELLYKISEYLKVQYQYAPELLSQPPGFLTHSQSIALTPPLVLPTALEVMPAEWVEQLYHAAAQCSDRLLLQLIDQIPSEYQAMAQHLSHLVDNFRFDQVMEWAKQPEDSAQET; from the coding sequence ATTGACGATCCAAAGTTTGCATCGTCAATTAAAAGCTCAAAACCTTCAACTTAAAGCCGAAATTCAAACCCGCGAACAACTTGAAGAAAAATTTTCTAAAGTCTTTTTAAATAGTCCAAATCCGATTTCATTAATAACCTATCCAGAGGGCTGTTTTTTAGATGTTAATCCGAGTTTTCTTCAGACCTTTGGTTATCAACGTTCTGAAATAATTGGTCAAAGAGAAGTTGACTTAAATCTGTGGGTCAATTCTGAAGATGAACACCTGTTAAAGCAACAATTTCAACGGGGAAAACCGATTCATAACCAAGTGATTCAGCAACGAACCCAAACGGGAAATATTAAAACGTTGTTATTATCAGCCGAATTAATTATATTAGAGCAAAAAACCTGTATTTTATCAATTATTAATGATATTAGTGAGTTAGAATCCGCTTTAAAAGAGCGTCAACAAGCCGAAGAAGCTTTAAGAAAAAGCGAAAAAAAATATCGAAATTTAGTTGAAACCTCTCACGATATTATTTGGTCAGTCAATTTAAAAGGGTGTTATACCTTTGTGAATCCGGTTGTTTATACCTTAATGGGATATGAACCGAAAGAAGTGATTGGCCGTCTATTTTCCCATTTTGTTCCTCTGGATCAAGTCTCTTATGTTCAAAGGGTATTTCAACCTATTTTAGCGGGTCAATCTTTAGTCCGACAGCACCTAATTAATGTCTCTAAAGACGGAAAATGGGTGCACTTGTTAGTTAATGCTTTTCCGGTTTATAATGCTCATGGAGATGTGATTGGAATAACAGGAACAGCATCGGATATTACCGAACAAAAAACAACGGAACGGGCCTTACAACTGATTGTAGAAGGAACCGCTTCAAAAACGGGTCAAGAGTTTTTTCGTTCCTGTGTTTACTATTTATCTGAAGTGTTACAAGTGCGCTATGCTGGCGTTTTTCGACTGTTAAAATCTTCTCAACCACAACTAGAAACCTTAGCCTTTTGGACTGGAGAAAAATGGTATGATCAGTTGGTTTATAAATTAGCCGGAACCCCTTGTGAGCAGGTAATTAAAATGGCTAAACTCTGTCATTTTAGCGATGATGTTCAAAGTTTATTTCCTGATGATCCAGAATTAGTGAAATTAGAAGCTCAAAGTTATTGGGGAATTCCTTTATTTGATTCTAACCGAGATATCATTGGGATATTAATTCTGATAGATACTCAAAATAAACAACTGAATGTTAGTCAAGAATCCATATTGAAAATTTTTGCGGATCGGGCGGGGGCTGAACTAGAACGACAATTAGCGGAAGAATTACTAGAATATCGCTCCCGAATGGATCACCTCCTCAGTCAGATTTCTCGACTCTTTATTAATGAAACAATAGACACGGCTATTCGTTATACCCTGCAAGAAGTAGGTCAATTTTTTCAATGTGATTGGACATTTATTTTTAATTGCCATTCTCAACTAACCCCCTGGGAAATTACCTCTCAATGGTGGCTAACAGAACAAAATAATGAATCCCATCAATATCCGGTTTTATCTTATCAAGCTGTTCCCTGGATTCATCAACAATTACAATACAAAAGAACTCAAATTTTAGCAATTTCCGACGTTGATAAATTTCCCCATTTCTTCCCCCCAGATCAAAAAACCCTTCGTTGTATTGGTTGTAAATCCCTAATTTTTATCCCGTTAATGAAATCAGGAAAAACTAAAGGATTCATGGGAATTATGAATTTCCATTCTGTGCAAGACTGGACATTAGAAACACAGAACTGGCTCAAATTAGTGGGAGAATTAATTGCCATTCGTCAAACAGCCCAAGAAACTCAACAAGCTTTAGAACGCAGTAAAACCCGCTATCAAAATTTAGCTGATAATATACCAGGTATGATTTATCAATTTATGCTGCATCCCGATGGTTCTATGAGTTTACCCTATGTGAGTTCAGGGTGTTGGGACTTATATGGATTATCCCCAGCCCAGGCGATGATTGATGTTCATCAGTTATTTGAAAAGGTTTATCCTGAAGATTTTCGGGGAGTTTTGAGTTCAATTTGTGATTCGGCGGAGAGTTTAAAACCTTGGAATTATACCTGGCGAATTATTACGCCTCAAGGTCAAATGAAATGGTTACAGGGAAATGCTCGTCCTGAACCTCAATCCGATGGTAGTATTTTATGGGATGGTTTAATTATTGATATTAGTAAAAATAAACAAGCAGAAATCCTCCTGGGGGAAACAGCCCAACGTCAACAAACCCTAGCCCGAATTATTGGTCGAATGCGGCAAACCCTGGATTCTGAAACTATTTTTACCACCGCAACTCAAGAACTTCGCTATGAATTAAAAAGCGATCGCGTGGCAATTTATCAGTTTAATTCTGAGGGTCAAGGTCAATTTATTGCAGAATCTTTCGCCTCTGGTTATCAACCCTTAATCTATCAATCTATTCAAGACTTCCATTATGATCCGAGTATTCTTGAGCCGGAAAATTGTGTTTTATCGAGTTTAAATCAGGAAGATCGGATTCAAGATACCTATTTACGAGATATTCAAGAGGGTGTGCATCGGGATGGTCTGAGTTATTTGTGTATTTCTGATATTTATCAAGCTGGTTTTCCCGATTGTTATCTACAATTGTTAGAACAGATGCAGGTAAAAGCCTATTTAATTGTTCCGATTTTCTGCCAAACTGTATCTGCGGCCGTTGAGTCTATTCCAGAAGGTTCCGCAGCCGCTCCGGCTGAGTTAAAATTGTGGGGACTGCTGGCTATCTATCAACATTCGAGTTCCCGTCAGTGGCAAGAATCAGAAATTAATTTAGTTGTACAAATTGGCGCTCAATTGGGAGTCGCACTGCAACAAGTGGCTTTATTAACTCATACCCAACAGCAATCGGTAGAACTCTGTCAAGCTAAAGAAGCCGCCGATGCCGCCAACCGGGCAAAAAGTGAATTTCTAGCGAATATGAGTCATGAATTACGCACGCCTCTGAATGCAATTTTAGGCTTTACTCAACTGATGAATCAAGATTCTAGCCTGAGTCAAGAACAACAAGAACAGATCAAAATTATTCATCGCAGTGGCAAACATTTATTAGCCTTAATTAACGATATTCTGGAGATGTCAAAGCTAGAAGCCGACCAGATTAGTTTGAATGAAACCAGCTTTGATTTATTTCATGGGTTAGATTATCTCCAAGATTTACTCAGCACAAAAGTTAAAGCTAGAGGATTAGAATTTGAGTTAATCCGCGCTCAGAATCTCCCGCAATGGATTATTGCGGATGAAAATAAACTCAGGCAAATTCTGTTAAATTGTTTAGGACATTTGATGAGTTGGACAGACACCGGAATCCTACAAGTTAGAGTTAAACCGATATTCCCGAAGACAGGGAGTTTTTCTACAACCGATCCATCCGATCTTACCAGTCAGGAGATTAAACTTGAATTTGAAATTGAAACCACAGTACCGAATCGGGAATCGGTAGAAATTCAGGATTTATTTCAACCTTTTACATCAATTCAACGGAGTCTAACCTTTCCAGAAGCACAAGATTTGAGTTTACCCATTAGCCAACAATTTCTACATTTGATGCAAGGAACTATCGTGATCGAACGTTCCTCAAATCAAGGGGTAAAATTAACTTTAGTGATTCCTGTCCAACTCGCAGAAACTCAACTAAACTATCAAGTTTCCTCCCCTGGGAAAATTATCGGCTTATCCCCGAATCAGCCCCATTATCGCCTGTTGGTGGTGGAGGATCAAATTTCCTGGCGTTGTCATCTGACTCAGTTGATCGAACAAATGGGGTTTGAGGTCAAGGAAGCCGAAAATGGTCATGACGCTTTAATCCTTCAGCGTGCTTGGAAACCCCACTTAATTTTGATGAAAATGTGGATGCCCATTTTGAGCGGTTATGAAGTGATTCAACGCATTCGTCAGGAGGAATTTCCCGTTGAAAGTTCAGAGGAGGGGTTAATCAACTCTCAAACCGAAGTTGATGGAGGACTCCCCCATCAAACGATTATTCTTGCCATGATCCCATCGGGATCACAGGAGGATAAACAGTTGGCTGTATCTGTTGGTTTTGATGATTTTTTGTGTACACCTTTTCCAGAGGATGAACTTTTGTACAAAATAAGTGAATATTTAAAGGTGCAGTATCAATATGCACCCGAATTGTTATCTCAACCGCCAGGATTTCTGACCCATTCCCAAAGCATCGCTCTGACTCCGCCTCTGGTTTTACCGACTGCGTTAGAGGTGATGCCTGCCGAATGGGTCGAACAACTCTATCATGCGGCGGCTCAATGTAGCGATCGCTTATTATTGCAACTCATTGATCAAATTCCCTCTGAATATCAAGCGATGGCTCAACATTTGAGTCATTTAGTGGATAACTTCCGCTTTGATCAGGTCATGGAATGGGCGAAACAGCCTGAAGATTCAGCGCAGGAAACATAA
- a CDS encoding putative bifunctional diguanylate cyclase/phosphodiesterase, whose amino-acid sequence MIEKQPDTSRGNILIIDDNPENLRLLSRMLVRRGYEVRQAINGIIALRAIEIQQPDIILLDIMMPQMDGYEVCKWIKNNPQTTEIPVIFLSALDQVQDKLKGFAAGAADYITKPFQFDEVLVRVQNQLSLQFARKQIVELNTELEQRVKERTQQLEDVHAQLLKKALYDELTALPNRVLFIQRLEATVQELQANPNIQFAVLFLDCDRFKVINDSLGHSVGDQLLIAIAQRLQSSLPNVDILARFGGDEFAILLTNLTQPEIAIEMAEKIIEILSQPFSILSYPIYINASIGVAYSQPDYTRPEQILRDVDTAMYRAKSRGTSCYQVFDSSMYQNALSFLQLDTDLRTAIKEQQFRVNYQPIIALKTGKIVGFEALVCWHHPQRGLVPPGDFIPVAEETGLITEIGYWVLRQAGEQIYHWQQQFTDIPLTISINLTPRQFTQGNLIAQLDEIIRETHLNSRSLKLEIKESAIMDNLKTAQIILNQLRQREIQLSLDDFGTGYSSLSYLHSFPVDTLKIDRSFIQGLDEIPQKLGLVPVIINIAQKMGMNVIAEGIETAHQLAQLRQLNCDFGQGYFFSQPLNPEQAVNLLLSFPQW is encoded by the coding sequence ATGATTGAGAAACAACCCGATACTTCCAGAGGAAATATTCTGATCATTGATGATAATCCTGAAAACTTGCGATTATTATCACGAATGTTGGTTCGGCGGGGGTATGAAGTTCGTCAAGCTATAAATGGAATAATCGCGTTAAGAGCGATTGAAATTCAGCAACCCGATATCATTTTATTAGATATTATGATGCCTCAGATGGATGGCTATGAGGTGTGTAAATGGATTAAAAATAATCCCCAAACAACTGAAATTCCAGTGATTTTTTTGAGTGCTTTGGATCAAGTTCAAGATAAACTTAAAGGCTTTGCGGCGGGGGCGGCGGATTATATTACTAAACCGTTTCAATTTGATGAAGTTTTAGTACGGGTTCAAAATCAACTATCGTTACAGTTTGCTCGCAAACAAATTGTAGAATTGAATACGGAATTAGAACAACGAGTGAAAGAACGCACTCAACAACTAGAAGATGTTCATGCTCAACTGCTGAAAAAAGCACTTTATGATGAGTTGACGGCTTTACCGAATCGAGTTTTATTTATTCAACGCTTAGAAGCCACTGTTCAAGAGTTACAAGCAAATCCGAATATTCAGTTTGCTGTTTTATTTTTAGATTGCGATCGCTTTAAAGTAATTAATGATTCTTTGGGACATTCTGTTGGAGATCAATTATTAATTGCTATTGCCCAACGTTTACAATCTTCTTTACCCAATGTTGATATTTTAGCTCGATTTGGAGGAGATGAATTTGCAATTTTATTAACGAATTTAACTCAACCTGAAATAGCTATTGAAATGGCTGAAAAAATTATTGAGATTTTATCTCAACCTTTTTCGATTCTATCCTATCCGATTTATATTAATGCCAGTATTGGAGTTGCCTACAGTCAACCAGACTATACCCGACCGGAACAAATTTTACGCGATGTCGATACGGCGATGTATCGGGCAAAATCACGGGGAACTTCCTGTTATCAAGTTTTTGATTCCTCGATGTATCAAAATGCCTTATCGTTTTTACAGCTTGATACGGATCTTCGCACCGCAATTAAAGAACAACAATTTCGGGTGAATTATCAACCGATTATTGCTTTGAAAACAGGTAAAATTGTCGGTTTTGAAGCATTAGTTTGTTGGCATCATCCTCAACGGGGTTTAGTCCCTCCGGGCGATTTTATCCCCGTCGCAGAAGAAACAGGTTTAATTACAGAAATTGGCTATTGGGTTTTGCGACAAGCGGGAGAACAAATTTATCATTGGCAACAACAATTTACTGATATTCCTTTAACGATTAGTATTAATCTCACCCCTCGACAATTTACCCAAGGTAACTTAATTGCTCAACTGGATGAAATTATTCGGGAGACTCATCTCAATTCCCGGTCTTTAAAATTAGAAATTAAAGAAAGTGCGATTATGGATAATCTCAAAACTGCACAGATTATTTTAAATCAGTTACGACAACGAGAAATTCAACTCAGTCTTGATGACTTTGGGACGGGATATTCTTCTTTGAGTTATCTGCATTCGTTTCCCGTTGATACTTTGAAAATTGATCGCTCTTTTATTCAAGGGTTAGATGAAATTCCCCAAAAATTAGGCTTAGTTCCTGTGATTATTAATATTGCTCAAAAGATGGGAATGAATGTGATTGCAGAAGGCATCGAAACCGCTCACCAATTAGCGCAATTAAGACAATTAAATTGTGATTTTGGTCAAGGGTATTTCTTCTCACAACCGTTAAATCCTGAACAAGCCGTTAATTTACTATTATCATTCCCGCAATGGTAA
- the folB gene encoding dihydroneopterin aldolase has protein sequence MDSIQISGIRSYGYTGYLPEEQVLGQWFEVDVTLWLDLRPAGNSDAIADTIDYRHTITTVENIIKTQKFALLERLAAEIADTLLQQPLVEKVRVQLTKPVPPIPDFSGKIKIDITR, from the coding sequence ATGGACTCAATCCAGATTTCAGGGATTCGCAGCTACGGTTATACGGGGTATTTACCCGAAGAACAGGTGTTAGGACAGTGGTTTGAGGTGGATGTGACCTTGTGGTTGGATTTAAGACCCGCCGGAAATAGTGATGCGATCGCAGATACTATCGATTATCGCCACACAATTACCACTGTTGAGAATATTATTAAAACTCAGAAATTTGCCCTTTTAGAACGATTAGCAGCCGAAATAGCAGACACCTTATTACAACAACCGTTAGTTGAAAAAGTGCGGGTACAGTTAACTAAACCTGTCCCCCCAATTCCTGATTTTAGCGGAAAAATTAAAATTGATATTACTCGTTAA
- the hslO gene encoding Hsp33 family molecular chaperone HslO, whose product MADQLIRATAADGGIRAVGVITTRLTEEARQRHKLSYVATAALGRTMAAGLLLASNMKRAESRVNIRIKGDGPLGGVLVDAGLNGTVRGYVDYPDIELPPNSLGKLDVGGAIGDKGYVRVVRDVGYGYPYTSTVELVSGEIGDDITHYLANSEQTPSALVLGVFVDKEGVQAAGGLLLQILPKAAMNEELITKLESRVGSLLGFTPLLREHKTLPDIFQELLADMGLVILPESQLVRFDCSCSFERVLGALKMFGTEELQDMIHKDNGAEAKCEFCGEMYHANSDHLSQLIEDLRIQPEPPEVRKNSILF is encoded by the coding sequence ATGGCAGATCAACTCATTCGAGCAACGGCCGCTGATGGGGGAATTCGGGCTGTAGGCGTGATTACCACCCGTCTGACGGAAGAAGCGAGACAACGACACAAACTGTCTTATGTAGCAACCGCAGCGTTAGGGCGAACCATGGCCGCGGGGTTGCTGTTAGCATCAAATATGAAGCGGGCAGAGTCCAGAGTCAATATCCGCATCAAAGGCGATGGGCCCTTGGGAGGAGTCTTAGTAGATGCGGGGTTAAATGGCACTGTCCGGGGTTATGTCGATTATCCTGATATCGAACTTCCCCCCAATTCCCTCGGAAAATTAGATGTCGGGGGTGCTATTGGTGACAAAGGTTATGTGCGGGTGGTGCGAGATGTCGGTTATGGCTATCCCTATACCAGTACCGTTGAATTAGTGTCGGGTGAAATTGGCGATGACATCACCCACTATTTAGCGAATTCCGAACAAACACCTTCTGCTTTAGTATTAGGGGTATTTGTTGATAAAGAAGGAGTGCAAGCTGCTGGAGGTTTATTATTACAAATCTTGCCAAAAGCGGCAATGAATGAAGAACTGATTACTAAATTAGAATCCCGTGTGGGGAGTTTATTGGGATTTACACCTTTGTTGAGAGAACATAAAACCTTACCCGATATTTTCCAAGAATTATTAGCAGATATGGGGTTAGTAATTTTACCCGAATCTCAACTGGTTCGCTTTGATTGTAGTTGTTCCTTTGAACGGGTATTAGGAGCCTTAAAAATGTTCGGAACAGAAGAACTCCAAGATATGATTCACAAAGATAATGGCGCTGAAGCCAAATGTGAATTCTGCGGGGAAATGTATCATGCCAATTCCGACCATCTTAGCCAACTAATTGAAGATTTACGCATTCAACCTGAACCCCCAGAAGTGCGGAAAAATTCTATTTTATTTTGA